The genomic DNA TCGGTCGCGACATCGAGCACTCGAGCGAAGAGCACCCTGCGCGCGGTCAGGGACACGAGGAGTTCCGTCTGCTCCCCGGTGCCGCGGTCGATGATGAGCGAGCGCACGCGACGGTCGATGTCGGTCGCGCCGGAGATCACGTCGCGCTTATCCGGTTCGACGAGGCTGACAAGGGCGAAGAGCGTCTGTTCGCTCACGTGGCCCGCGTCGACGATGATGGCCCGGTTGAGTTCGATCTCCTCGCCGGTCAGGCGATCGAGCGGATGTGTTGCAGTGGCAGTCGTTGTCGGTGCAGTCATGAGTCTTCACATGCCTTTCTGTGTATCGAGTTTGCTGTCGAGAGCGGGGTCGAGGTCGTCGAGCAGATCCTGAGGATCGGCCGGGGTGGGACGGAAGACGCGGACCCGGTGTCCACGGACGTATCCGATGAGAGCCAGCGCACCGAGAGCACCGAGGGTGCCGAGAGTGAGAGCCGTGAACGGTCCCTGATCGACGCCCCATTCGTCGAGGAAGTTGTATTCATGCCCGAAGAGCCGATCGAGCGTGCCGGGGAAGATCGCGACCCAGGACCCGAGCAGGATCCAGAGGAAGGCGATGCCGCCGAGGATGGTGAACCCCACATTGCCGACCGGCACCCGGAAGGGGCGTTCGATGCCGGGATGCTTCCAGCGCAGCTTGATGGCCGCGGGGATGATGAGCAGGTAGCTGAGCAGGAACGTCGAGATGGAGATCGAGAGAACGACGCCGAACAGTGCACCGGCATCACCGTTGAGCTGCATAGCCGCGATGAGGAAGATCGTGGCGACGGTGCCCGAGAGCAGATTGACGTTGACCGGGGTGCCCAGTGTGCGGGAGATCTTGCCGAAGAAGCCTCCGAAGAATGCGCCGTCGGCCGCAGTCAGTGCCTGCATCCGATCGCTCATGATCATCCAGGCCGCGCCTTGTGAGGCGAGGATGATGACGAACATCAGCGCCGCGAGCACGACCATGATGTCAGCAGCGGGCCCATAGACGGTGAACACCGTCTGCACGGCGTCGAGGAGTCCGCCGATGCCCGTGATCGTCTCGGTCGGCAACACGAGCAGCA from Brevibacterium sp. JSBI002 includes the following:
- a CDS encoding APC family permease; this translates as MVSSLERTTAYADEQKQHLKKTLGRFDIVLIVMSAVLSIEVLAETAGFGAETFTWTLVLAIFFLVPYALVFAETGSTFVGEGGAYIWVRQAFGRPAGAIASILSWVTQPVWVGGSMAFLATGTWNQFISPLEAGSIGDWIFKIVFIWITVIAAILSLAKAKWLPTLGGVLKVIFIAFFLFTTVIYAAQHGVQPLHLSDFSPSLGGFLGLVPLLLFSYLGFEASNSASDEMKNPKKDIPVAIARSGVISALCYLLPVLAMLLVLPTETITGIGGLLDAVQTVFTVYGPAADIMVVLAALMFVIILASQGAAWMIMSDRMQALTAADGAFFGGFFGKISRTLGTPVNVNLLSGTVATIFLIAAMQLNGDAGALFGVVLSISISTFLLSYLLIIPAAIKLRWKHPGIERPFRVPVGNVGFTILGGIAFLWILLGSWVAIFPGTLDRLFGHEYNFLDEWGVDQGPFTALTLGTLGALGALALIGYVRGHRVRVFRPTPADPQDLLDDLDPALDSKLDTQKGM